One part of the Terriglobales bacterium genome encodes these proteins:
- a CDS encoding PEP-CTERM sorting domain-containing protein, whose translation MPNTGSGDNFGFIGYKNGHQLFLGGGTPFDFFGNGGYAPGSVFGGGATLFLDPADVWINGAPMEFGFPETMSFIFGSSVTLPTNGRDFTVPWQIGFSATGVSFATGQTIQLGGQGSGKLSLYFNPVTDLYYPGSFVQTPEPGTLGFLGTGILGILASARKRLKTPWA comes from the coding sequence ATGCCAAATACTGGTAGCGGCGATAATTTTGGATTTATTGGATACAAGAACGGGCACCAACTCTTTTTGGGCGGCGGAACACCGTTCGACTTCTTTGGCAATGGCGGCTACGCACCGGGATCGGTATTCGGAGGAGGCGCCACGCTTTTTCTTGATCCAGCCGACGTGTGGATTAACGGCGCGCCCATGGAGTTCGGTTTTCCTGAAACTATGTCGTTCATCTTCGGGTCCTCTGTTACCCTCCCTACCAACGGCAGGGATTTTACAGTCCCTTGGCAGATCGGTTTCTCTGCGACAGGAGTCAGCTTCGCCACCGGGCAGACCATTCAACTCGGGGGACAAGGAAGTGGAAAGCTATCCCTTTACTTTAATCCCGTGACTGACCTCTACTATCCCGGCTCCTTCGTTCAAACCCCCGAGCCAGGCACTCTGGGATTTCTCGGTACTGGTATCCTAGGCATCTTGGCTTCGGCTCGAAAGAGACTAAAGACGCCTTGGGCGTGA
- a CDS encoding tyrosine-type recombinase/integrase translates to MRHSAATIALAAGVSPKVVSEQLGHASTAFTLDTYAHVLPYMQDEAAARVEAMLFGATV, encoded by the coding sequence CTGCGTCACTCAGCGGCCACAATCGCGTTGGCTGCCGGAGTGTCGCCAAAAGTTGTCTCTGAGCAGCTCGGCCACGCCAGTACAGCCTTCACCTTGGACACCTACGCTCATGTGCTTCCGTACATGCAGGACGAGGCTGCCGCTCGGGTAGAGGCAATGCTATTTGGAGCGACGGTCTAA
- a CDS encoding HAMP domain-containing sensor histidine kinase encodes MMKAKQPRSARSRLILTMELAVILPAATLVLLSARHLQTIQRDRAVEAAIQRDFSQVLAISEKQINHKAYELMDNVRNEFPVPGEACSETLDRILAAHPYVAHLMLYDPEHGFVMRSRPDRLENDPGFRDEAEHLSKMMEGWWKLEYDDLSKKLSKMDERGTPYYFNGEWMPHGDKHVYTSTAIFLRTDKETGKAAIAAITFDWDYLRDQFFPQTLDQVMSRNVAEEQTDKNAVIMVRPMSDSTPIAYCTGWDGGNAEVERNMESVFPNLVLGMKLRGTTLAAMGQHFMHTSVLTLGGLSFLLAGGIYLTYRNVSKEMALARLKSDFVSNVSHELRTPLSLIRLYAETLELGRLTSPEKHQEYYCIIRKESERLTALINNILDFSRIEAGRKEYDFRETDMRELVRNTLESYRYQIEQHGFTLEEKIGDVPPLRLDREAMARSLVNLVNNALKYSQDRKYIGVNLYRENGSVKLEVIDHGIGIPPHEQSKIFEKFYRVGDPLVHNTKGSGLGLSLVQHIAKAHGGDVVVDSAPGAGSKFTISLPVNPAENKGTAASA; translated from the coding sequence ATGATGAAAGCGAAACAACCCAGAAGCGCACGCAGCCGGTTGATACTGACGATGGAATTGGCTGTAATCTTGCCTGCTGCCACCCTGGTCCTCCTGAGTGCCAGACACTTGCAAACCATCCAGCGTGATCGCGCGGTTGAAGCGGCCATCCAGCGCGACTTCAGTCAGGTCCTGGCCATTTCCGAAAAACAGATCAATCACAAAGCATACGAACTGATGGACAATGTTCGCAACGAATTTCCGGTTCCTGGTGAGGCCTGCAGTGAGACCCTGGATAGAATTCTCGCCGCTCATCCGTATGTTGCCCATTTGATGCTCTACGATCCCGAGCATGGATTCGTTATGCGTTCGCGGCCTGACCGGCTAGAGAATGATCCTGGTTTTCGTGATGAAGCCGAGCACCTGTCCAAGATGATGGAGGGTTGGTGGAAACTGGAGTATGACGATCTGTCGAAGAAGCTGTCGAAAATGGATGAGAGGGGAACGCCTTATTACTTCAATGGAGAGTGGATGCCGCATGGCGACAAGCATGTCTATACGTCCACCGCGATTTTCCTAAGGACCGACAAAGAGACGGGAAAGGCCGCCATTGCCGCCATCACTTTTGACTGGGACTACCTGCGTGATCAATTTTTCCCGCAGACTCTCGACCAGGTTATGAGCCGCAATGTGGCCGAAGAGCAAACCGATAAGAATGCGGTGATCATGGTTCGCCCTATGAGTGACTCCACTCCCATTGCCTACTGCACAGGGTGGGACGGCGGCAATGCCGAGGTGGAGCGCAACATGGAGAGCGTATTCCCAAACTTGGTCCTCGGCATGAAGTTGCGTGGTACTACTCTGGCGGCCATGGGGCAGCATTTCATGCACACCAGTGTTCTGACGCTAGGCGGACTCTCGTTCCTTTTGGCCGGCGGAATTTACCTTACTTATCGCAACGTGAGCAAAGAAATGGCGCTGGCCCGGCTGAAGTCGGATTTCGTCTCCAATGTCTCGCACGAATTGCGCACGCCGCTCTCGCTGATTCGGTTGTACGCCGAGACCCTGGAATTAGGCCGACTGACCAGCCCGGAGAAACACCAGGAGTATTACTGCATCATTCGCAAAGAGAGTGAGCGTTTGACCGCGCTGATCAACAACATCCTTGATTTTTCGCGCATCGAGGCCGGCCGCAAAGAATATGACTTCCGCGAGACCGACATGCGCGAACTGGTGCGCAACACGCTGGAATCCTACCGTTATCAGATTGAGCAGCACGGCTTCACCTTGGAAGAGAAGATCGGTGACGTGCCCCCGTTGCGGTTGGATCGCGAAGCCATGGCCCGCTCACTGGTCAATCTGGTCAACAACGCGCTCAAATACTCGCAAGACCGCAAGTACATTGGAGTGAACCTGTATCGGGAGAACGGATCGGTGAAGCTGGAAGTCATTGATCACGGGATTGGCATACCGCCTCACGAACAGAGCAAGATTTTTGAGAAGTTCTATCGCGTTGGTGATCCGCTGGTCCACAACACCAAGGGCAGCGGGCTCGGGCTTTCACTAGTGCAGCATATTGCGAAGGCACACGGTGGTGATGTCGTGGTGGACAGCGCGCCCGGCGCAGGCAGCAAATTCACAATTAGCCTTCCGGTGAATCCGGCAGAGAACAAGGGCACAGCAGCTTCGGCATGA